One genomic region from Clarias gariepinus isolate MV-2021 ecotype Netherlands chromosome 20, CGAR_prim_01v2, whole genome shotgun sequence encodes:
- the b4galt1 gene encoding beta-1,4-galactosyltransferase 1 encodes MAEFYGNFGGLQRTCSLLVVVCVIHLSVVIVFYLRNFSTLARIPTPVLSLQHEPTLAPENSTRNSSALGTPEVDIRQGDNQTLQECPETPPRLEGPLHVDFSEPVKLDKLLKNPELSLGGRYMPSECVSQQKVAIIIPFRDREMHLKYWLYYMHPILQRQQLDYGVFVIEQDGDETFNRAKLLNVGYNEALKEYDYNCFVFSDVDLIPIDDRNLYKCYDQPRHLSVAMDKFGFQLPYNQYFGGVSSLSKEQYLKINGFPNNYWGWGGEDDDVYNRLSFRGMTISRPDHNIGKCKMIRHARDKLNQPNPQRFTRISRTRETMDTDGISSLEYSVVGWEKTRLYTKIVVDVGKAPHL; translated from the exons ATGGCGGAGTTTTACGGTAATTTCGGCGGGTTACAGCGCACGTGCtcgctgctggtggtggtgtgtgtgatcCACCTGTCCGTGGTCATCGTCTTCTACCTCAGGAACTTCAGCACCCTCGCGCGCATCCCGACCCCGGTGCTGAGCCTGCAGCACGAGCCCACCCTCGCACCCGAGAACAGCACGCGCAACAGCAGTGCACTGGGCACACCAGAGGTGGACATCAGACAGGGGGACAATCAGACCCTGCAAGAGTGTCCCGAGACTCCACCGCGCTTAG agggTCCACTGCATGTGGACTTTTCCGAGCCAGTAAAGTTGGACAAGTTGCTGAAGAACCCTGAGCTGTCTCTGGGTGGACGCTACATGCCGAGCGAGTGTGTGTCTCAGCAGAAGGTGGCGATCATCATCCCgttcagagacagagagatgcaCCTCAAATACTGGCTCTACTACATGCACCCCATACTGCAGAGACAGCAGCTCGACTACGGGGTCTTCGTCATCGagcag gacggTGATGAAACATTTAACCGGGCGAAGCTGTTGAATGTGGGCTACAACGAGGCGCTGAAGGAGTACGACTACAACTGTTTTGTCTTTAGCGACGTCGACCTGATCCCCATAGACGACCGAAACCTGTACAAGTGCTACGACCAGCCGAGACACCTCTCTGTGGCCATGGACAAGTTCGGCTTCCA gttacCTTATAATCAGTATTTTGGGGGCGTGTCCTCTCTGAGTAAAGAGCAATACCTGAAAATCAACGGCTTCCCGAATAACTACTGGGGTTGGGGTGGTGAGGATGATGACGTCTATAATCG TTTGTCGTTTCGTGGCATGACCATCTCCCGACCCGATCACAACATCGGAAAGTGTAAGATGATTCGTCACGCAAGAGACAAACTGAACCAACCCAATCCTcagag GTTCACCCGAATTTCCCGCACCAGAGAGACAATGGACACAGATGGGATCAGCTCTCTGGAGTACAGCGTGGTGGGCTGGGAGAAGACCCGACTCTACACCAAAATCGTTGTGGACGTGGGGAAGGCTCCGCACCTCTAA